From the genome of Clostridia bacterium, one region includes:
- a CDS encoding uroporphyrinogen-III synthase: MPSSATTTRKAPTAQPLSGWRIVVSRAKKQASALTDLLRAEGADVTEIPFIEIRAPRSLKPLNDALKVLSEYDWLILTSVNGVDALVERMQKLNVSMRELAHLRIAAIGPATRAAIEKHGLRVAVTPKEYVAEAVVDALAEKVKGKRVLLCRAKVARDVIPRELRRAGAYLDVVEAYETVIPSSSRTRLRATLADPKRRPHVMTFSSSSTVRNYVALLGIRSGQSKLIRGLYNASIGPVTSDTLREYGLAVDVQAEAYTIPGLVEGIVKLAQSNPFNSAPNKAKK, translated from the coding sequence ATGCCAAGTTCCGCAACCACAACTCGAAAGGCCCCAACCGCACAGCCTCTCTCTGGCTGGCGCATCGTCGTTTCACGCGCAAAGAAACAGGCGAGCGCGCTTACGGACCTTCTTCGCGCAGAAGGTGCCGACGTCACAGAAATCCCTTTCATTGAAATCCGAGCACCGCGCTCGTTGAAGCCGCTGAACGATGCATTGAAGGTTCTTTCCGAATACGACTGGCTCATACTCACCAGCGTTAACGGCGTGGATGCGTTGGTCGAACGCATGCAGAAGCTCAATGTTTCAATGCGCGAACTTGCCCATCTACGGATTGCGGCCATTGGGCCTGCAACCAGGGCTGCCATTGAAAAGCACGGGCTTCGCGTCGCAGTCACTCCAAAAGAATATGTTGCCGAAGCTGTCGTCGATGCACTCGCGGAGAAAGTGAAAGGAAAGCGCGTGCTGCTTTGCCGCGCGAAAGTTGCTCGCGATGTCATCCCTCGCGAACTCCGCCGCGCCGGCGCATACCTCGATGTGGTGGAAGCCTACGAGACCGTTATTCCCAGTTCCTCACGCACGCGCCTCCGCGCAACACTTGCGGACCCGAAGCGGCGCCCTCATGTCATGACATTCAGCAGTTCTTCAACCGTGCGCAATTACGTTGCACTGCTCGGTATACGCTCCGGCCAGTCGAAACTAATTCGCGGCCTCTACAACGCGTCCATCGGCCCCGTCACTTCCGACACACTCCGCGAATACGGTCTCGCCGTCGATGTCCAGGCCGAGGCGTATACGATTCCAGGCCTGGTCGAAGGCATCGTGAAGCTCGCGCAATCCAACCCGTTCAATTCGGCCCCGAATAAAGCCAAAAAGTAA
- the hemQ gene encoding hydrogen peroxide-dependent heme synthase has protein sequence MNSRHAAAPSASAEAPAVPLTLEGSSVLHQMMRFRWAEWRRLTAAERSDILRELNAVFGEAEAEGASGIFSLLGHKGDLMFVHFRKTLDELNAAQLKLNSLRIQEFLEPASSYVSVVELSLHDSSVKLYASLSERGVVPHSEEWNREVQETVERQQHAMSPRLFPKIPDQRYICFYPMDRRRGEHKNWYTLPIDERQRQMDLHGMIGRRYAGRVQQIISGSIGYDDWEWGVDLFGNDPVVFKKLIYEMRFDEVSGVYSNFGTFYIGVRVRLERLGDLFEGKVA, from the coding sequence ATGAATTCCAGACACGCCGCCGCGCCCAGCGCGAGCGCCGAAGCACCAGCAGTTCCGCTCACACTTGAAGGCTCAAGCGTGCTGCACCAGATGATGCGTTTCCGCTGGGCCGAGTGGCGCAGGCTCACCGCTGCCGAGCGAAGCGATATTCTGCGCGAACTCAATGCCGTCTTCGGAGAGGCTGAGGCCGAAGGCGCTTCCGGTATCTTCTCGCTGCTCGGGCATAAGGGCGATCTGATGTTCGTGCACTTCCGCAAGACGCTCGACGAACTGAATGCTGCGCAATTGAAACTGAACAGCCTTCGCATACAGGAGTTTCTAGAGCCTGCATCGTCCTACGTATCTGTCGTTGAACTCAGCTTGCACGATTCGTCTGTAAAGCTCTATGCCTCTCTCAGCGAGCGCGGCGTCGTCCCGCATTCGGAAGAGTGGAATCGGGAGGTACAGGAAACCGTGGAGCGGCAGCAGCATGCGATGAGCCCACGACTGTTCCCCAAAATTCCCGACCAGCGCTACATCTGCTTCTATCCGATGGATCGGCGTCGGGGCGAGCACAAGAACTGGTACACGCTTCCGATCGATGAGCGGCAAAGGCAGATGGATCTGCACGGCATGATCGGACGCCGCTACGCTGGACGCGTTCAGCAAATTATCTCCGGCTCCATCGGTTATGACGACTGGGAATGGGGCGTGGATCTTTTCGGCAACGACCCCGTCGTGTTCAAAAAGCTCATCTACGAAATGCGCTTCGACGAGGTTAGCGGCGTCTACTCCAATTTCGGCACATTCTATATCGGAGTCAGGGTCAGGCTGGAACGGTTGGGCGATCTTTTTGAGGGGAAAGTCGCGTAA
- the nth gene encoding endonuclease III: MARGMETRQPSKSGKQVGTKPVRGGEKLLARAGKQPANTAAKSLKKPAKKPSTAISSDAARRADGYNPLAPERIGEILKRLDGAYPNVKCALTHSNAWELTVATILSAQCTDVRVNMVTPALFKKYPTPQAFAALEPEQLEPDIKSTGFFRNKAKSIVGAARRLVNEYHGVVPDDMDALLSLPGVARKTANVVLGSWFGKAEGVVVDTHVLRISRRLELTANDDPPRIEQDLMKVIPRDKWIDFAHQLIHHGRSLCVARQPKCAGCPLENLCHAADKTWSTVDIHRTAQP; the protein is encoded by the coding sequence ATGGCGCGCGGAATGGAAACTCGGCAACCCTCGAAAAGTGGCAAGCAGGTGGGCACCAAACCGGTGCGCGGCGGAGAGAAGCTGCTTGCGCGTGCCGGGAAACAGCCGGCAAATACAGCCGCTAAGTCGCTCAAGAAGCCCGCAAAAAAGCCGTCAACGGCGATTTCGAGCGACGCTGCGAGGCGGGCAGATGGTTACAATCCACTCGCGCCGGAACGCATTGGCGAGATTCTGAAGCGGCTGGACGGAGCCTACCCGAATGTGAAGTGTGCGCTGACGCACTCGAATGCCTGGGAGCTGACGGTTGCAACGATCCTGTCGGCGCAGTGTACGGACGTGCGAGTGAACATGGTCACGCCCGCCCTTTTCAAGAAGTATCCGACTCCGCAGGCTTTTGCTGCGCTGGAACCGGAACAACTGGAGCCGGACATCAAGTCGACCGGCTTCTTCCGCAACAAGGCGAAGTCCATTGTCGGTGCAGCGAGAAGACTGGTTAACGAGTACCACGGTGTCGTGCCGGATGACATGGATGCGCTTCTTTCGCTTCCTGGCGTTGCTCGCAAGACTGCGAACGTGGTGCTTGGATCGTGGTTCGGCAAAGCCGAAGGCGTGGTGGTCGATACGCACGTACTCCGGATTTCGCGCCGCCTCGAACTAACGGCGAATGACGACCCTCCCAGGATCGAGCAGGACCTGATGAAGGTGATACCGCGCGACAAGTGGATCGACTTCGCGCACCAGCTCATCCACCACGGACGCTCGTTATGCGTGGCGCGGCAACCGAAGTGCGCCGGTTGCCCATTGGAAAACCTGTGCCATGCAGCTGATAAGACATGGAGCACGGTCGACATCCATCGCACAGCACAGCCCTGA
- a CDS encoding chlorite dismutase family protein codes for MRAELEEMRVSGVPVTIFGNWLRRRRLNCARSQDMTPSKENRRQFVSFSFYRVSPEWRRLPQVERAEHRREFAEVIRRWSEQVGVLGYSLVGLRADCDFLLWRIAYSLDELQEMSAHLLRTHLGGYIQKPYSYLSMTRRSKYMIGSDRGQHSELPAMLKPGGCKYLFVFPMVRTRNWYVLPFEERERMVHELTRAGHEFTKAHANVMYSFGLDDQDFVITVETDEPSEMLERVLRLRESDSSTYVQRDTPNFTCVRATIEEMLEKIG; via the coding sequence ATGCGTGCAGAGCTTGAGGAAATGCGCGTGTCCGGCGTTCCTGTTACCATCTTCGGTAACTGGCTCAGGCGCAGGCGCCTGAACTGCGCGAGATCTCAAGACATGACGCCTTCGAAAGAAAATCGCCGGCAATTCGTCAGCTTTTCCTTTTACCGCGTCAGCCCCGAATGGCGACGGCTTCCGCAGGTTGAACGCGCCGAACACCGGCGCGAGTTCGCCGAAGTCATACGGCGCTGGAGCGAGCAGGTAGGAGTTCTCGGCTATTCGCTCGTCGGGCTTCGCGCGGATTGCGACTTCCTGCTGTGGCGCATCGCGTACTCGCTCGACGAGTTGCAGGAAATGTCAGCCCATCTGCTGCGCACGCATCTCGGCGGATACATCCAGAAGCCCTATTCATACCTGTCCATGACGCGACGTTCGAAATACATGATTGGCAGTGATCGCGGGCAGCACAGCGAGCTTCCGGCCATGCTGAAGCCGGGAGGATGCAAGTACCTGTTTGTCTTTCCGATGGTGCGGACGCGTAATTGGTACGTACTTCCCTTTGAGGAACGTGAGCGCATGGTGCACGAATTGACCAGGGCGGGACATGAGTTCACGAAGGCGCACGCGAATGTCATGTACTCGTTCGGACTCGACGACCAGGATTTTGTCATCACGGTCGAAACGGATGAGCCAAGCGAAATGTTAGAGCGTGTATTGCGCTTACGCGAGAGCGATTCGAGCACCTATGTTCAGCGCGATACGCCGAACTTCACGTGCGTGCGCGCAACGATCGAAGAAATGCTGGAGAAAATTGGCTAA
- a CDS encoding DUF4931 domain-containing protein has translation MELRKDPITRSWIVSGDDAEPGLRNEPFCRYCPESPQQAQIISSMPSVDGGSWSARAVVHPAPLYRVEGDPQRRGEGLYDKMRPVGAHEVLVENPRHDRHLWLASDEEIEQFLILCAQRIQDLKRDHRFKYVSVFKDYGPLSGQEFDHPTSQIVASTFVPRRVLYELRAARDHYQQKERCVFCDILDQELQDRRRIIEVRGDYVASCPYAPRVPYETWIMPKNHEAYFERGTLARPGILRDCAVLLKRSLNRIRSLADSFHLVLHTSPNTTHRSNVLNYWRSIDEDYHWHIEIMPLLGRKEKSYSFKEVYFSDISPESAASRLREAPVEQLGIST, from the coding sequence ATGGAACTGCGTAAAGATCCCATCACGCGTTCATGGATCGTCTCCGGCGATGATGCCGAGCCCGGGTTGCGCAACGAGCCCTTCTGCCGTTATTGCCCGGAGTCGCCTCAGCAAGCGCAAATTATCTCTTCCATGCCATCGGTGGATGGCGGTTCCTGGTCGGCGCGTGCCGTCGTTCATCCCGCTCCACTGTATAGAGTCGAGGGCGATCCGCAGCGTCGTGGCGAGGGCCTCTACGACAAGATGCGTCCTGTTGGCGCTCACGAAGTTCTGGTTGAGAATCCGCGCCACGATCGCCATCTTTGGTTGGCCTCGGACGAGGAGATCGAACAATTCCTGATCTTATGCGCGCAGCGAATCCAGGACCTCAAGCGCGATCATCGCTTCAAGTACGTAAGCGTGTTTAAGGACTACGGCCCGCTCTCCGGGCAGGAATTCGATCACCCTACATCTCAGATCGTCGCCAGCACCTTCGTACCGCGCCGTGTGCTCTACGAACTACGCGCCGCACGCGATCACTACCAGCAGAAGGAACGCTGCGTATTTTGCGACATCCTGGATCAGGAATTGCAGGATCGCCGGCGCATTATCGAAGTACGTGGCGATTACGTGGCGAGTTGTCCCTATGCCCCTCGCGTGCCATACGAGACCTGGATCATGCCGAAGAACCACGAAGCATATTTTGAGCGAGGAACGCTGGCGCGTCCCGGAATCCTGCGTGACTGCGCGGTTCTTCTGAAGCGCTCGCTGAATCGCATTCGCTCATTGGCAGACAGCTTCCACCTCGTCCTACATACCTCGCCGAACACGACGCACCGCTCCAATGTCCTGAATTACTGGCGCAGCATCGACGAGGATTATCACTGGCATATTGAAATCATGCCGCTGCTCGGTCGCAAAGAAAAGTCTTACAGCTTTAAGGAGGTGTACTTCAGCGACATCTCACCAGAATCCGCAGCTTCGCGATTGCGGGAAGCCCCCGTTGAACAGCTCGGCATATCCACGTAG
- the hemC gene encoding hydroxymethylbilane synthase, whose translation MALLRIGSRGSQLALWQANHISALLREHGHQVELEIIKTTGDKITDVALAKVGTKGMFTKEIEEALAEGRVDLAVHSLKDLPTALPPGFEIAAITTRENPRDAFLSVKYGSLEELPKGARVGTSSLRRQAQLMKVRPDLDIFPLRGNVDTRVRKLEEGEYDAIILAAAGLFRLDKTQLVRQVIRPEVMCPAAGQGALGIEIRLGDTVMRDHLKFLDDAVARATTTAERALLNKLGGGCQVPIGAHAIMVNGILTLVGVCARPDGTTVLREVQTGTDAVALGERVGDTLLGRGADQILREVYGEAAVAVPQQP comes from the coding sequence ATGGCCCTTCTTCGCATCGGATCCCGCGGCTCGCAACTAGCTCTCTGGCAAGCCAACCACATTTCCGCACTTCTTCGCGAGCATGGACACCAGGTTGAACTGGAGATCATCAAGACCACGGGCGATAAGATTACAGACGTCGCGCTCGCGAAAGTCGGCACCAAGGGCATGTTTACAAAAGAGATTGAGGAAGCACTCGCCGAAGGCCGCGTCGATCTCGCCGTTCACAGCTTGAAAGATCTTCCGACCGCGCTGCCTCCGGGTTTCGAAATCGCTGCCATTACGACGCGAGAAAATCCGCGCGACGCATTCCTCTCAGTCAAGTACGGGAGTTTGGAAGAACTGCCCAAAGGAGCGCGCGTCGGAACCAGCAGCCTTCGCCGACAGGCTCAACTCATGAAGGTGCGTCCCGACCTCGATATATTCCCGCTGCGCGGTAATGTAGATACTCGCGTACGGAAGCTTGAAGAGGGCGAGTACGACGCAATTATCCTCGCCGCTGCCGGCCTCTTCCGTCTCGACAAAACGCAACTTGTTCGCCAGGTTATCCGGCCGGAAGTTATGTGCCCGGCCGCCGGTCAGGGCGCGCTCGGCATAGAAATTCGCCTCGGCGACACCGTCATGCGCGACCACCTGAAGTTTCTTGATGATGCGGTTGCCCGCGCAACAACCACTGCAGAACGCGCGCTGCTGAATAAGCTTGGCGGTGGATGCCAGGTGCCCATCGGCGCTCATGCCATCATGGTGAATGGCATACTCACGCTCGTTGGCGTTTGCGCACGGCCAGACGGCACCACGGTTTTACGCGAGGTTCAGACGGGAACCGACGCAGTCGCACTCGGCGAGCGTGTGGGCGATACGCTGCTCGGCCGCGGCGCCGACCAGATTCTGCGTGAAGTCTACGGGGAAGCTGCCGTCGCCGTACCTCAACAGCCGTAG
- the ccsA gene encoding cytochrome c biogenesis protein CcsA, whose amino-acid sequence MPLFWLRIATVFYGIGLLYAVLLLSKKGDWLSRIAVPAVGLGMVFHFVSLAETAILYGYQDLLTIRHAESALAWLIVVIFMVVYARFRTSSPGLFIFPLAFLLTFGSAFAQRPVEFSSPMLRSGWILAHVCMLLIGYASLFLSFVASLLYLLQAHSLKSKQPIGLLSRMPALQVIDDLGYRALLLGFPFMTLGLVAGSVVAQSRFGVSYFSDPKVLLSLIMWGVYVVLLYTRWNSGWRGRKAAYLATFAFIAAVCAWAANYLSSVHRFVAP is encoded by the coding sequence ATGCCTCTATTCTGGCTCAGGATTGCGACTGTCTTCTACGGCATCGGCCTCCTTTATGCGGTCTTGCTGTTAAGCAAGAAAGGCGATTGGCTGTCGCGCATCGCCGTTCCCGCAGTCGGCCTTGGCATGGTCTTCCATTTCGTTTCCCTTGCGGAAACAGCCATTCTCTACGGTTACCAGGACCTGCTCACTATCCGCCACGCCGAATCCGCCCTGGCATGGCTCATCGTCGTCATCTTCATGGTGGTGTATGCGCGGTTTCGCACCAGTTCGCCCGGACTTTTCATATTTCCGCTGGCCTTTTTGCTTACCTTCGGGTCGGCGTTCGCCCAGCGTCCGGTTGAATTCAGCTCGCCCATGTTGCGTAGCGGATGGATTCTGGCGCACGTCTGCATGCTGCTGATAGGTTATGCGTCCCTGTTCCTGAGCTTCGTAGCAAGCCTGTTGTACTTGTTGCAGGCGCACAGTCTAAAGTCCAAGCAGCCCATCGGACTGTTGAGCCGTATGCCTGCCTTGCAGGTCATCGACGACCTCGGATATCGTGCGCTGCTGCTCGGGTTCCCGTTCATGACGCTGGGCCTCGTCGCAGGGTCCGTCGTGGCGCAGAGTCGATTTGGCGTTTCGTATTTCAGCGATCCCAAAGTGCTGCTCTCCCTGATCATGTGGGGCGTGTACGTGGTACTGCTGTACACACGCTGGAATTCCGGTTGGCGAGGGCGCAAGGCTGCCTATCTCGCCACCTTTGCCTTCATCGCTGCCGTGTGTGCCTGGGCCGCCAATTACCTAAGCAGCGTGCATAGGTTCGTTGCTCCATGA
- a CDS encoding DedA family protein yields the protein MIAKLIETLGAFVIWGISATGYLGIVLMMAIESACIPLPSEIIMPFSGYLVYTGRFSSLWMVATLGAIGCNVGSVLAYEIGYYGGRPLVERWGRYILLNMHDLDMSERFFAKYGDVTVFVARLLPVVRTFIALPAGIARMPRVRFHVYTFLGSWPWCYMLAYVGLKLGESWNTNPALKTWFHRFDAVIGGILILGVIWFVWSHWQHRARAANVKEKDMVTER from the coding sequence ATGATCGCGAAACTGATTGAAACGCTTGGCGCATTTGTAATCTGGGGCATCTCAGCGACGGGCTATCTCGGCATCGTGCTGATGATGGCCATCGAGTCGGCATGCATTCCACTGCCGTCGGAAATCATCATGCCGTTTTCGGGCTACCTGGTCTACACAGGGCGCTTTAGCTCGCTTTGGATGGTGGCAACCTTGGGCGCGATCGGTTGCAATGTCGGTTCAGTGCTCGCATACGAAATCGGCTACTACGGCGGGCGACCGCTTGTTGAGCGGTGGGGACGGTACATCCTGCTCAACATGCACGACCTCGACATGTCGGAGCGCTTCTTCGCCAAATACGGAGATGTCACCGTTTTCGTGGCGCGCCTGCTCCCCGTCGTGCGGACGTTCATCGCGCTGCCCGCTGGTATCGCGCGCATGCCGCGCGTCCGCTTCCACGTTTACACGTTTCTTGGTTCGTGGCCATGGTGTTACATGCTCGCCTACGTCGGCCTAAAGCTTGGCGAAAGCTGGAACACCAACCCAGCGCTAAAGACCTGGTTCCATCGCTTTGACGCCGTGATCGGCGGCATCCTGATCTTGGGCGTGATCTGGTTCGTGTGGTCGCATTGGCAGCACCGCGCACGCGCCGCGAACGTCAAGGAAAAGGACATGGTCACGGAACGGTAG
- the hemA gene encoding glutamyl-tRNA reductase, translating into MNFFVIGVNHKTAPVGVRERFAIPEARLSEATRQLAEYPGIEEALIVSTCNRVEMIARSKNGDCDLRDFLRKYYRFESNEFEKHLYEHKGLAAIRHVFRVASSLDSMVVGEPQILGQVKEAYAVARAVGSVDSQLDALMTRAFAVAKKVRNETAVASNSVSVASVAVELAQKIFGSLAGKSVYLVGAGKMQELAARHLIAHGAGKIYVANRTYERSVALAGKFEGEAIPFERLYDSVDRADIIISSTGAPHAIFRKEHGERFLQKRRNRPMFFIDMAVPRDIDPGLNDLDGIFVYDMDDLQQVVSSHLGDRRREAARAEDLVEVEVVKFRQRLQTLDVVPTIVSLQEHLETVRQAEIDRVRGRLGTLSPEQEIAIEALTRGIINKIMHTPITTLKSAARDPEATTVIDLVRRIFNLRDVRKAEADAASGAQASPAPIGASAPDETGSCVTEKKSHG; encoded by the coding sequence ATGAACTTCTTCGTCATCGGCGTGAACCACAAGACGGCGCCAGTCGGGGTACGCGAACGTTTCGCTATTCCCGAAGCCCGGCTTTCCGAGGCAACACGCCAGCTCGCCGAGTATCCCGGCATCGAAGAAGCGCTGATCGTCTCCACCTGCAACCGAGTGGAGATGATTGCCCGCTCCAAGAACGGCGATTGCGACCTTCGCGACTTCCTTCGAAAATACTACCGGTTCGAGTCGAACGAATTCGAAAAGCACCTGTACGAGCACAAGGGACTCGCAGCCATACGCCACGTGTTCCGCGTCGCCTCAAGCCTTGATTCCATGGTCGTAGGCGAGCCGCAGATTCTTGGCCAGGTGAAGGAGGCCTACGCCGTAGCACGTGCGGTGGGCAGCGTAGACTCCCAGCTCGACGCGCTTATGACGCGAGCCTTTGCCGTCGCCAAGAAAGTTCGCAACGAAACTGCGGTGGCCAGTAACTCCGTCTCCGTCGCTTCCGTAGCCGTGGAACTTGCGCAGAAGATCTTTGGGAGCCTGGCTGGGAAGAGCGTGTATCTGGTGGGCGCAGGGAAGATGCAGGAGCTTGCCGCACGCCATCTGATCGCCCACGGAGCAGGGAAGATCTACGTTGCCAATCGCACCTATGAACGCTCGGTAGCCCTGGCAGGCAAGTTTGAGGGCGAAGCCATCCCGTTTGAACGGCTCTACGACTCGGTCGACCGCGCCGACATCATCATCAGCTCCACTGGCGCTCCGCACGCCATCTTTCGCAAGGAACACGGCGAGCGCTTTCTTCAGAAGCGCAGGAACAGGCCGATGTTTTTCATCGATATGGCTGTTCCGCGCGACATCGATCCCGGGCTCAACGATCTCGATGGCATCTTCGTTTACGATATGGACGACCTGCAGCAGGTCGTTTCCTCGCATCTCGGCGATCGACGCCGCGAAGCCGCACGTGCCGAAGATCTCGTCGAGGTTGAAGTCGTCAAGTTCCGGCAGCGCCTGCAAACGCTCGACGTGGTGCCGACGATCGTGTCGCTCCAGGAGCACCTTGAAACCGTGCGTCAGGCGGAGATTGATCGCGTTCGTGGAAGACTTGGCACACTCTCGCCCGAGCAGGAAATCGCCATCGAGGCGCTAACGCGCGGCATCATCAACAAGATCATGCACACGCCGATCACAACATTGAAGTCGGCGGCGCGCGATCCGGAAGCCACCACGGTCATTGACCTGGTGCGTCGCATCTTCAACCTGCGCGACGTGCGCAAGGCTGAGGCCGACGCCGCTTCTGGGGCTCAAGCATCACCCGCGCCCATTGGCGCAAGCGCACCCGACGAGACAGGCTCGTGTGTCACCGAAAAGAAGTCGCACGGGTAA
- a CDS encoding S9 family peptidase — protein MFRLCFRSGVVRLFVILVLMSSSMMSQTLPAPQAVTDPKKLESKNKPDLQGFLIEKLYMTRAIGGTAWSPDGKQIAFVSNMSGRSNVWTVPGAGGWPTQLTISDQRQMSPAWSPDGRWIAYMSDYDGDEMWEIFVVSPMNGDVVNLTTSRQTAEESPAWSPDGKRLVYTTKPKTSPVAEVDIIDVETRRTVHLTKDTPREWSNSNPIWSKDGKWIAFNQSRADGKDSNIYVAEVATGKLENVTPHTGEHNYHVADWSPDAKQLLITSDAANDYDNVGMLDVASKQIAWLTRDKWEIEAGGFSPDGKLATWTANVDGNVDIFVYDVATKKTEALPIKKGVNSLGGAESAFTKDGSRLLYYHNGADSPNDVWVYDMAPRTSLQVTHAMVAGLRSEDMVEPYLVHYPSKDGKWTLSAWAYVPNNIIRNAKYPAIVYIHGGPTAQSMNGFNRIVQYMVNQGYVVIAPNYRGSTGYGKDFIEANRMDAGGGELQDVVDAAEFIKNSGFIDPKKLIVMGGSYGGYLSMMAVTKFPELWAASVPIVPFVNWFTEFENEDPALQEYDRKFMGDPVKNKALWEDRSPIFFVEKIKAPLLLLAGGNDPRCPKTEAQQVADAVKKRGGVAQLKIYENEGHGFARVENQIDAYKRVSDFLKSHVPSPGCGCSVAF, from the coding sequence ATGTTCCGTCTTTGTTTCAGAAGCGGCGTGGTGCGACTGTTTGTTATTTTGGTACTTATGAGTTCGTCGATGATGTCGCAAACGCTCCCTGCCCCGCAGGCGGTCACCGATCCTAAAAAGCTCGAAAGCAAGAACAAGCCCGACCTGCAGGGCTTCTTGATCGAGAAGCTGTACATGACGCGGGCCATCGGGGGTACTGCCTGGTCGCCCGACGGCAAGCAGATTGCCTTCGTTTCCAACATGAGCGGGCGAAGCAATGTGTGGACGGTCCCCGGCGCCGGCGGGTGGCCCACGCAGTTGACGATCAGCGATCAGCGCCAGATGTCTCCTGCGTGGTCGCCTGATGGCCGCTGGATCGCCTACATGAGCGACTACGACGGCGATGAGATGTGGGAAATCTTTGTGGTCTCGCCGATGAACGGCGATGTCGTCAACCTGACGACATCGCGACAGACGGCAGAAGAAAGCCCCGCGTGGTCGCCGGATGGAAAGCGCCTGGTTTACACGACGAAGCCGAAGACCTCACCCGTCGCCGAGGTGGACATCATCGACGTGGAGACCCGCCGGACTGTCCATCTCACGAAAGACACACCGCGCGAGTGGTCGAACTCGAATCCGATCTGGTCGAAGGATGGCAAATGGATCGCCTTCAACCAGAGTCGCGCTGACGGTAAGGACTCGAACATCTATGTCGCCGAGGTCGCGACCGGCAAGCTGGAAAACGTAACGCCGCACACCGGCGAGCACAACTACCATGTGGCGGATTGGTCTCCGGATGCGAAGCAACTGCTGATTACGTCTGACGCTGCGAACGATTACGACAATGTAGGAATGCTCGACGTCGCATCGAAGCAGATCGCTTGGCTGACGCGGGACAAGTGGGAAATCGAGGCGGGTGGGTTTTCACCAGACGGCAAGCTGGCCACGTGGACGGCGAACGTAGACGGAAACGTCGACATCTTCGTTTACGACGTCGCCACAAAAAAGACTGAGGCGCTGCCCATCAAGAAGGGCGTGAACTCCCTGGGCGGTGCCGAGTCGGCGTTCACAAAGGACGGCTCGCGACTGCTCTACTACCATAATGGAGCGGACTCTCCGAATGACGTATGGGTGTACGATATGGCGCCTCGCACATCGCTCCAAGTAACTCATGCCATGGTCGCCGGTCTGCGCTCCGAGGACATGGTGGAGCCGTACCTGGTTCACTACCCGAGCAAGGATGGGAAGTGGACGCTCTCGGCTTGGGCGTACGTTCCCAACAACATCATTCGCAACGCGAAGTACCCGGCGATCGTGTACATACACGGCGGACCGACCGCGCAGTCGATGAACGGCTTCAATCGCATCGTGCAGTACATGGTGAACCAGGGATACGTGGTAATCGCACCGAACTATCGCGGATCGACCGGGTATGGCAAAGACTTCATCGAGGCGAACCGGATGGACGCGGGCGGCGGCGAACTGCAGGACGTGGTGGATGCGGCGGAGTTCATTAAGAACTCCGGATTCATCGATCCGAAGAAGCTGATCGTGATGGGCGGTAGCTATGGCGGATATCTCTCGATGATGGCAGTGACGAAGTTTCCGGAACTGTGGGCGGCGAGTGTGCCCATCGTGCCCTTCGTGAACTGGTTTACGGAGTTCGAGAACGAAGACCCGGCATTGCAGGAATATGACCGCAAATTCATGGGAGATCCGGTTAAGAACAAGGCCTTGTGGGAAGACCGTTCACCGATTTTCTTCGTAGAAAAGATCAAGGCTCCGCTGCTGCTGCTGGCCGGCGGGAACGATCCGCGGTGTCCCAAGACCGAAGCGCAGCAGGTGGCAGATGCGGTGAAAAAGCGCGGAGGCGTGGCTCAGTTGAAAATCTACGAGAATGAGGGCCACGGCTTTGCCCGCGTCGAGAACCAGATTGACGCTTACAAGCGTGTGTCGGACTTCTTGAAGTCACATGTTCCGAGCCCGGGATGCGGGTGTTCCGTGGCTTTTTGA